From Myotis daubentonii chromosome 15, mMyoDau2.1, whole genome shotgun sequence, one genomic window encodes:
- the KLK14 gene encoding kallikrein-14, whose product MLLLLTALQIWALAGAQSQEDENKIIGGYSCIQHSQPWQAALLAGLTQRLHCGGVLLSEHWAITAAHCSRPILRVALGKHNLKRREATQQVLRVARQVPHPQYNPRTHDNDLMLLRLERPARLGGAVRPIAVARTCASPQTPCHVSGWGTTSSPIARYPNALQCVNISVISRQQCQQAYPGAITAGMVCAGIPEGGKDSCQGDSGGPLVCNGKLQGLVSWGMERCALPGYPGVYTNLCEYYDWIQQTILSA is encoded by the exons ATGCTCCTCCTGCTGACCGCACTTCAGATCTGGGCTCTAG CCGGGGCCCAGAGCCAAGAGGATGAGAACAAAATAATCGGTGGCTACTCCTGCATCCAGCACTCCCAGCCTTGGCAGGCAGCCCTGCTGGCCGGCCTCACCCAACGCTTGCATTGCGGAGGGGTCCTGCTGTCGGAACACTGGGCCATCACCGCCGCCCACTGCTCCCGCCC GATCCTTCGGGTCGCGCTGGGCAAGCACAACCTGAAGAGGCGcgaggccacccagcaggtgcTGCGCGTGGCCCGCCAGGTGCCACACCCCCAGTACAACCCCCGGACCCACGACAACGACCTGATGCTGCTGCGGCTGGAGCGGCCGGCTCGGCTGGGGGGCGCGGTCAGGCCCATCGCCGTGGCCAGGACCTGCGCCAGCCCACAGACACCCTGCCACGTGTCCGGCTGGGGCACCACGTCCAGCCCCATCG CCAGGTACCCCAACGCTCTGCAGTGCGTGAATATCAGCGTCATCTCTCGTCAGCAATGTCAGCAGGCCTACCCCGGCGCCATCACCGCCGGCATGGTCTGCGCGGGAATCCCGGAAGGGGGGAAGGACTCTTGTCAG GGAGACTCCGGAGGACCCCTGGTGTGCAACGGGAAACTCCAGGGCCTGGTGTCCTGGGGGATGGAGCGCTGTGCCCTGCCTGGCTACCCCGGAGTCTACACCAACCTCTGCGAGTACTACGACTGGATCCAGCAAACCATTCTGAGCGCGTGA